Proteins encoded together in one Anguilla anguilla isolate fAngAng1 chromosome 9, fAngAng1.pri, whole genome shotgun sequence window:
- the LOC118235725 gene encoding serine/threonine-protein kinase MARK2-like isoform X3, whose amino-acid sequence MSARTPLLTVNEHSSDQSHSDSKAGGRPSMPRCQSSVATTADEQPHIGNYRLLKTIGKGNFAKVKLARHVLTGKEVAVKIIDKTQLNSSSLQKLFREVRIMKLLNHPNIVKLFEVIETEKTLYLVMEYASGGEVFDYLVAHGRMKEKEARAKFRQIVSAVQYCHQKCIVHRDLKAENLLLDSEMNIKIADFGFSNEFTLGNKLDTFCGSPPYAAPELFQGKKYDGPEVDVWSLGVILYTLVSGSLPFDGQNLKELRERVLRGKYRIPFYMSTDCENLLKKFLILNPTKRGSLEQVMRDRWMNVGHEEEELKPYVEPQPDYKDPRRTGQPRAGAEGWKRDVMLQMGYSQEEIQDSLINQKYNEVMATYLLLDYRNSEMGEGVSLSIKSRHGNDLTNSNVQSPPQKVQRSVSSNQKPRRSADQGSSYSKRSQVDSKHSAEDSGRKGSGGSAKVPPSPLNADRKKSTTPSSNSILSTGTSRNRSSPVPDRESVQNGKDSSLATSGSRASTAPASAVLSSSSSSRSRHHKSLSTSAHPSPPDLHAQLPSTTPQRLAVASPSAHNVSSSTVTDRTNFPRGVASRSTFHAGQQRATRDQHASTYNGPPVSPSLSHGNSQARRAGTGIFSKFTSKFVRRNLSFRFPRRSPYEGEGRDEASRPMLSTADKREKAPVGDENKDSLSSSSNVPSSLTPPPPHSHLGKDTKPRSLRFTWSMKTTSSMEPGEMMKEIRKVLDSNSCEYELRERFMLLCVSGNPARDDFVQWEMEVCKLPRLSLNGVRFKRISGTSIAFKNIASKVANELKL is encoded by the exons TCTCACTCGGACTCCAAGGCGGGGGGGCGACCCAGCATGCCGCGATGCCAGAGCTCGGTTGCGACCACGGCGGACGAGCAGCCGCACATCGGCAACTACCGGCTGCTGAAGACAATCGGCAAGGGCAACTTCGCCAAGGTCAAGCTGGCCAGACACGTGCTCACCGGGAAAGAG GTGGCTGTGAAAATCATAGACAAGACTCAGCTCAACTCCTCCAGTCTCCAGAAG CTGTTTCGTGAAGTCAGGATCATGAAGCTTTTGAATCACCCCAATATCG TTAAGTTATTTGAAGTCATAGAGACGGAGAAGACGCTGTATCTGGTTATGGAGTATGCTAGTGGAG GTGAAGTGTTTGATTACCTCGTCGCTCACGGCAggatgaaagagaaagaggctCGTGCCAAATTCCGACAG ATCGTTTCAGCTGTGCAGTACTGCCACCAGAAGTGCATTGTACACAGAGACCTGAAG gcggAGAACCTCCTCCTGGATTCGGAGATGAACATCAAGATCGCGGACTTCGGCTTCAGTAACGAGTTCACGCTGGGGAACAAGCTGGACACGTTCTGCGGGAGCCCGCCCTACGCCGCCCCCGAGCTCTTCCAGGGCAAGAAGTACGACGGGCCCGAGGTGGACGTGTGGAGCCTGGGCGTCATCCTCTACACGCTGGTCAGCGGCTCGCTGCCCTTCGACGGACAGAACCTCAAG GAGCTGCGTGAGCGGGTTTTGAGAGGGAAGTACAGGATTCCTTTCTACATGTCCACAGACTGCGAGAACCTGCTCAAGAAGTTTCTCATCCTCAATCCAACCAAGAGGGGAAGCCTAGAG cAGGTAATGAGGGACCGCTGGATGAACGTGGGccatgaggaggaggagctgaagccGTACGTGGAGCCGCAGCCCGACTATAAGGACCCCAGGAGGACAGGTCAGCCACGCGCTGGCGCAGAGGGCTGGAAGAGAG ATGTGATGCTGCAGATGGGCTACTCTCAGGAGGAGATCCAGGACTCTCTCATTAACCAAAAATACAACGAGGTGATGGCTACATACCTCCTACTGGACTACAGGAACTCAGAG ATGGGCGAGGGCGTCAGCCTGTCAATCAAGTCCCGCCATGGAAACGACCTCACAAACAGCAATGTCCAGTCGCCTCCCCAGAAGGTACAGCGCAGTGTCTCTTCCAATCAGAAGCCCAGGAGATCCGCAGACCAAg GCTCATCCTACTCAAAGCGCTCCCAGGTGGACAGTAAACACAGCGCTGAGGATTCTGGGAGGAAAGGGTCAGGCGGCTCCGCGAAAGTGCCACCGAGTCCCCTCAACGCAGACCGTAAGAAGAGCACTACCCCATCCTCA AACAGCATCCTGTCCACTGGTACGAGTCGCAATCGGAGCTCCCCTGTGCCTGATCGAGAATCGGTTCAGAACGGCAAGGACAG cAGCTTGGCCACCTCAGGGTCCCGCGCCTCCACCGCCCCGGCCTCCGCcgttctctcctcctcctcctcctcccgctcccgACACCACAAGTCCCTGTCCACCTCggcccaccccagcccccctgaCCTCCACGCACAGCTCCCCAG caccaCCCCTCAGAGATTGGCAGTAGCATCTCCCTCTGCCCATAACGTCAGCAGCTCCACGGTGACGGATCGCACCAACTTCCCCAGGGGGGTCGCCAGCAGAAGCACTTTCCACGccggccagcagagggcaacGCGAGACCAGCACGCCTCCACTTACAACGGCCCCCCcgtgtctccctccctctcccacggCAACAGCCAGGCCCGTCGTGCTGGAACCGGCATCTTCAGCAAGTTCACATCCAAGTTTGTGCGCAG AAATCTCTCGTTCAGGTTCCCCAGAAG GAGCCCGTATGAGGGAGAGGGTCGGGATGAGGCAAGCAG gCCAATGCTGAGCACTGCAGACAAGCGTGAGAAGGCCCCCGTGGGGGACGAGAACAAGGACTCCCTGTCGTCCTCGTCCAACGTCCCCAGCtcgctgaccccgcccccgccgcacTCACACCTGGGCAAGGACACCAAGCCGCGCTCGCTGCGCTTCACCTGGAGCATGAAGACCACGTCGTCCATGGAGCCCGGCGAGATGATGAAGGAGATCCGCAAGGTGCTGGACTCCAACAGCTGCGAGTACGAGCTGCGCGAGCGCTTCATGCTGCTGTGCGTGTCGGGCAACCCGGCGCGCGACGACTTCGTGCAGTGGGAGATGGAGGTGTGCAAGCTGCCCCGCCTCTCGCTCAACGGCGTGCGCTTCAAGCGCATCTCCGGCACCTCCATCGCCTTCAAGAACATCGCCTCCAAGGTCGCCAACGAGCTCAAactgtga
- the LOC118235725 gene encoding serine/threonine-protein kinase MARK2-like isoform X17, which produces MSARTPLLTVNEHSSDQSHSDSKAGGRPSMPRCQSSVATTADEQPHIGNYRLLKTIGKGNFAKVKLARHVLTGKEVAVKIIDKTQLNSSSLQKLFREVRIMKLLNHPNIVKLFEVIETEKTLYLVMEYASGGEVFDYLVAHGRMKEKEARAKFRQIVSAVQYCHQKCIVHRDLKAENLLLDSEMNIKIADFGFSNEFTLGNKLDTFCGSPPYAAPELFQGKKYDGPEVDVWSLGVILYTLVSGSLPFDGQNLKELRERVLRGKYRIPFYMSTDCENLLKKFLILNPTKRGSLEQQVMRDRWMNVGHEEEELKPYVEPQPDYKDPRRTGQPRAGAEGWKRDVMLQMGYSQEEIQDSLINQKYNEVMATYLLLDYRNSEMGEGVSLSIKSRHGNDLTNSNVQSPPQKVQRSVSSNQKPRRSADQGSSYSKRSQVDSKHSAEDSGRKGSGGSAKVPPSPLNADRKKSTTPSSNSILSTGTSRNRSSPVPDRESVQNGKDSTTPQRLAVASPSAHNVSSSTVTDRTNFPRGVASRSTFHAGQQRATRDQHASTYNGPPVSPSLSHGNSQARRAGTGIFSKFTSKFVRRNLSFRFPRRSPYEGEGRDEASRPMLSTADKREKAPVGDENKDSLSSSSNVPSSLTPPPPHSHLGKDTKPRSLRFTWSMKTTSSMEPGEMMKEIRKVLDSNSCEYELRERFMLLCVSGNPARDDFVQWEMEVCKLPRLSLNGVRFKRISGTSIAFKNIASKVANELKL; this is translated from the exons TCTCACTCGGACTCCAAGGCGGGGGGGCGACCCAGCATGCCGCGATGCCAGAGCTCGGTTGCGACCACGGCGGACGAGCAGCCGCACATCGGCAACTACCGGCTGCTGAAGACAATCGGCAAGGGCAACTTCGCCAAGGTCAAGCTGGCCAGACACGTGCTCACCGGGAAAGAG GTGGCTGTGAAAATCATAGACAAGACTCAGCTCAACTCCTCCAGTCTCCAGAAG CTGTTTCGTGAAGTCAGGATCATGAAGCTTTTGAATCACCCCAATATCG TTAAGTTATTTGAAGTCATAGAGACGGAGAAGACGCTGTATCTGGTTATGGAGTATGCTAGTGGAG GTGAAGTGTTTGATTACCTCGTCGCTCACGGCAggatgaaagagaaagaggctCGTGCCAAATTCCGACAG ATCGTTTCAGCTGTGCAGTACTGCCACCAGAAGTGCATTGTACACAGAGACCTGAAG gcggAGAACCTCCTCCTGGATTCGGAGATGAACATCAAGATCGCGGACTTCGGCTTCAGTAACGAGTTCACGCTGGGGAACAAGCTGGACACGTTCTGCGGGAGCCCGCCCTACGCCGCCCCCGAGCTCTTCCAGGGCAAGAAGTACGACGGGCCCGAGGTGGACGTGTGGAGCCTGGGCGTCATCCTCTACACGCTGGTCAGCGGCTCGCTGCCCTTCGACGGACAGAACCTCAAG GAGCTGCGTGAGCGGGTTTTGAGAGGGAAGTACAGGATTCCTTTCTACATGTCCACAGACTGCGAGAACCTGCTCAAGAAGTTTCTCATCCTCAATCCAACCAAGAGGGGAAGCCTAGAG cagcAGGTAATGAGGGACCGCTGGATGAACGTGGGccatgaggaggaggagctgaagccGTACGTGGAGCCGCAGCCCGACTATAAGGACCCCAGGAGGACAGGTCAGCCACGCGCTGGCGCAGAGGGCTGGAAGAGAG ATGTGATGCTGCAGATGGGCTACTCTCAGGAGGAGATCCAGGACTCTCTCATTAACCAAAAATACAACGAGGTGATGGCTACATACCTCCTACTGGACTACAGGAACTCAGAG ATGGGCGAGGGCGTCAGCCTGTCAATCAAGTCCCGCCATGGAAACGACCTCACAAACAGCAATGTCCAGTCGCCTCCCCAGAAGGTACAGCGCAGTGTCTCTTCCAATCAGAAGCCCAGGAGATCCGCAGACCAAg GCTCATCCTACTCAAAGCGCTCCCAGGTGGACAGTAAACACAGCGCTGAGGATTCTGGGAGGAAAGGGTCAGGCGGCTCCGCGAAAGTGCCACCGAGTCCCCTCAACGCAGACCGTAAGAAGAGCACTACCCCATCCTCA AACAGCATCCTGTCCACTGGTACGAGTCGCAATCGGAGCTCCCCTGTGCCTGATCGAGAATCGGTTCAGAACGGCAAGGACAG caccaCCCCTCAGAGATTGGCAGTAGCATCTCCCTCTGCCCATAACGTCAGCAGCTCCACGGTGACGGATCGCACCAACTTCCCCAGGGGGGTCGCCAGCAGAAGCACTTTCCACGccggccagcagagggcaacGCGAGACCAGCACGCCTCCACTTACAACGGCCCCCCcgtgtctccctccctctcccacggCAACAGCCAGGCCCGTCGTGCTGGAACCGGCATCTTCAGCAAGTTCACATCCAAGTTTGTGCGCAG AAATCTCTCGTTCAGGTTCCCCAGAAG GAGCCCGTATGAGGGAGAGGGTCGGGATGAGGCAAGCAG gCCAATGCTGAGCACTGCAGACAAGCGTGAGAAGGCCCCCGTGGGGGACGAGAACAAGGACTCCCTGTCGTCCTCGTCCAACGTCCCCAGCtcgctgaccccgcccccgccgcacTCACACCTGGGCAAGGACACCAAGCCGCGCTCGCTGCGCTTCACCTGGAGCATGAAGACCACGTCGTCCATGGAGCCCGGCGAGATGATGAAGGAGATCCGCAAGGTGCTGGACTCCAACAGCTGCGAGTACGAGCTGCGCGAGCGCTTCATGCTGCTGTGCGTGTCGGGCAACCCGGCGCGCGACGACTTCGTGCAGTGGGAGATGGAGGTGTGCAAGCTGCCCCGCCTCTCGCTCAACGGCGTGCGCTTCAAGCGCATCTCCGGCACCTCCATCGCCTTCAAGAACATCGCCTCCAAGGTCGCCAACGAGCTCAAactgtga
- the LOC118235725 gene encoding serine/threonine-protein kinase MARK2-like isoform X7, translating to MSARTPLLTVNEHSSDQSHSDSKAGGRPSMPRCQSSVATTADEQPHIGNYRLLKTIGKGNFAKVKLARHVLTGKEVAVKIIDKTQLNSSSLQKLFREVRIMKLLNHPNIVKLFEVIETEKTLYLVMEYASGGEVFDYLVAHGRMKEKEARAKFRQIVSAVQYCHQKCIVHRDLKAENLLLDSEMNIKIADFGFSNEFTLGNKLDTFCGSPPYAAPELFQGKKYDGPEVDVWSLGVILYTLVSGSLPFDGQNLKELRERVLRGKYRIPFYMSTDCENLLKKFLILNPTKRGSLEQQVMRDRWMNVGHEEEELKPYVEPQPDYKDPRRTDVMLQMGYSQEEIQDSLINQKYNEVMATYLLLDYRNSEMGEGVSLSIKSRHGNDLTNSNVQSPPQKVQRSVSSNQKPRRSADQGSSYSKRSQVDSKHSAEDSGRKGSGGSAKVPPSPLNADRKKSTTPSSNSILSTGTSRNRSSPVPDRESVQNGKDSLATSGSRASTAPASAVLSSSSSSRSRHHKSLSTSAHPSPPDLHAQLPSTTPQRLAVASPSAHNVSSSTVTDRTNFPRGVASRSTFHAGQQRATRDQHASTYNGPPVSPSLSHGNSQARRAGTGIFSKFTSKFVRRNLSFRFPRRSPYEGEGRDEASRPMLSTADKREKAPVGDENKDSLSSSSNVPSSLTPPPPHSHLGKDTKPRSLRFTWSMKTTSSMEPGEMMKEIRKVLDSNSCEYELRERFMLLCVSGNPARDDFVQWEMEVCKLPRLSLNGVRFKRISGTSIAFKNIASKVANELKL from the exons TCTCACTCGGACTCCAAGGCGGGGGGGCGACCCAGCATGCCGCGATGCCAGAGCTCGGTTGCGACCACGGCGGACGAGCAGCCGCACATCGGCAACTACCGGCTGCTGAAGACAATCGGCAAGGGCAACTTCGCCAAGGTCAAGCTGGCCAGACACGTGCTCACCGGGAAAGAG GTGGCTGTGAAAATCATAGACAAGACTCAGCTCAACTCCTCCAGTCTCCAGAAG CTGTTTCGTGAAGTCAGGATCATGAAGCTTTTGAATCACCCCAATATCG TTAAGTTATTTGAAGTCATAGAGACGGAGAAGACGCTGTATCTGGTTATGGAGTATGCTAGTGGAG GTGAAGTGTTTGATTACCTCGTCGCTCACGGCAggatgaaagagaaagaggctCGTGCCAAATTCCGACAG ATCGTTTCAGCTGTGCAGTACTGCCACCAGAAGTGCATTGTACACAGAGACCTGAAG gcggAGAACCTCCTCCTGGATTCGGAGATGAACATCAAGATCGCGGACTTCGGCTTCAGTAACGAGTTCACGCTGGGGAACAAGCTGGACACGTTCTGCGGGAGCCCGCCCTACGCCGCCCCCGAGCTCTTCCAGGGCAAGAAGTACGACGGGCCCGAGGTGGACGTGTGGAGCCTGGGCGTCATCCTCTACACGCTGGTCAGCGGCTCGCTGCCCTTCGACGGACAGAACCTCAAG GAGCTGCGTGAGCGGGTTTTGAGAGGGAAGTACAGGATTCCTTTCTACATGTCCACAGACTGCGAGAACCTGCTCAAGAAGTTTCTCATCCTCAATCCAACCAAGAGGGGAAGCCTAGAG cagcAGGTAATGAGGGACCGCTGGATGAACGTGGGccatgaggaggaggagctgaagccGTACGTGGAGCCGCAGCCCGACTATAAGGACCCCAGGAGGACAG ATGTGATGCTGCAGATGGGCTACTCTCAGGAGGAGATCCAGGACTCTCTCATTAACCAAAAATACAACGAGGTGATGGCTACATACCTCCTACTGGACTACAGGAACTCAGAG ATGGGCGAGGGCGTCAGCCTGTCAATCAAGTCCCGCCATGGAAACGACCTCACAAACAGCAATGTCCAGTCGCCTCCCCAGAAGGTACAGCGCAGTGTCTCTTCCAATCAGAAGCCCAGGAGATCCGCAGACCAAg GCTCATCCTACTCAAAGCGCTCCCAGGTGGACAGTAAACACAGCGCTGAGGATTCTGGGAGGAAAGGGTCAGGCGGCTCCGCGAAAGTGCCACCGAGTCCCCTCAACGCAGACCGTAAGAAGAGCACTACCCCATCCTCA AACAGCATCCTGTCCACTGGTACGAGTCGCAATCGGAGCTCCCCTGTGCCTGATCGAGAATCGGTTCAGAACGGCAAGGACAG CTTGGCCACCTCAGGGTCCCGCGCCTCCACCGCCCCGGCCTCCGCcgttctctcctcctcctcctcctcccgctcccgACACCACAAGTCCCTGTCCACCTCggcccaccccagcccccctgaCCTCCACGCACAGCTCCCCAG caccaCCCCTCAGAGATTGGCAGTAGCATCTCCCTCTGCCCATAACGTCAGCAGCTCCACGGTGACGGATCGCACCAACTTCCCCAGGGGGGTCGCCAGCAGAAGCACTTTCCACGccggccagcagagggcaacGCGAGACCAGCACGCCTCCACTTACAACGGCCCCCCcgtgtctccctccctctcccacggCAACAGCCAGGCCCGTCGTGCTGGAACCGGCATCTTCAGCAAGTTCACATCCAAGTTTGTGCGCAG AAATCTCTCGTTCAGGTTCCCCAGAAG GAGCCCGTATGAGGGAGAGGGTCGGGATGAGGCAAGCAG gCCAATGCTGAGCACTGCAGACAAGCGTGAGAAGGCCCCCGTGGGGGACGAGAACAAGGACTCCCTGTCGTCCTCGTCCAACGTCCCCAGCtcgctgaccccgcccccgccgcacTCACACCTGGGCAAGGACACCAAGCCGCGCTCGCTGCGCTTCACCTGGAGCATGAAGACCACGTCGTCCATGGAGCCCGGCGAGATGATGAAGGAGATCCGCAAGGTGCTGGACTCCAACAGCTGCGAGTACGAGCTGCGCGAGCGCTTCATGCTGCTGTGCGTGTCGGGCAACCCGGCGCGCGACGACTTCGTGCAGTGGGAGATGGAGGTGTGCAAGCTGCCCCGCCTCTCGCTCAACGGCGTGCGCTTCAAGCGCATCTCCGGCACCTCCATCGCCTTCAAGAACATCGCCTCCAAGGTCGCCAACGAGCTCAAactgtga
- the LOC118235725 gene encoding serine/threonine-protein kinase MARK2-like isoform X11 has product MSARTPLLTVNEHSSDQSHSDSKAGGRPSMPRCQSSVATTADEQPHIGNYRLLKTIGKGNFAKVKLARHVLTGKEVAVKIIDKTQLNSSSLQKLFREVRIMKLLNHPNIVKLFEVIETEKTLYLVMEYASGGEVFDYLVAHGRMKEKEARAKFRQIVSAVQYCHQKCIVHRDLKAENLLLDSEMNIKIADFGFSNEFTLGNKLDTFCGSPPYAAPELFQGKKYDGPEVDVWSLGVILYTLVSGSLPFDGQNLKELRERVLRGKYRIPFYMSTDCENLLKKFLILNPTKRGSLEQQVMRDRWMNVGHEEEELKPYVEPQPDYKDPRRTDVMLQMGYSQEEIQDSLINQKYNEVMATYLLLDYRNSEMGEGVSLSIKSRHGNDLTNSNVQSPPQKVQRSVSSNQKPRRSADQGSSYSKRSQVDSKHSAEDSGRKGSGGSAKVPPSPLNADRKKSTTPSSNSILSTGTSRNRSSPVPDRESVQNGKDSLATSGSRASTAPASAVLSSSSSSRSRHHKSLSTSAHPSPPDLHAQLPSTTPQRLAVASPSAHNVSSSTVTDRTNFPRGVASRSTFHAGQQRATRDQHASTYNGPPVSPSLSHGNSQARRAGTGIFSKFTSKFVRRNLSFRFPRSPYEGEGRDEASRPMLSTADKREKAPVGDENKDSLSSSSNVPSSLTPPPPHSHLGKDTKPRSLRFTWSMKTTSSMEPGEMMKEIRKVLDSNSCEYELRERFMLLCVSGNPARDDFVQWEMEVCKLPRLSLNGVRFKRISGTSIAFKNIASKVANELKL; this is encoded by the exons TCTCACTCGGACTCCAAGGCGGGGGGGCGACCCAGCATGCCGCGATGCCAGAGCTCGGTTGCGACCACGGCGGACGAGCAGCCGCACATCGGCAACTACCGGCTGCTGAAGACAATCGGCAAGGGCAACTTCGCCAAGGTCAAGCTGGCCAGACACGTGCTCACCGGGAAAGAG GTGGCTGTGAAAATCATAGACAAGACTCAGCTCAACTCCTCCAGTCTCCAGAAG CTGTTTCGTGAAGTCAGGATCATGAAGCTTTTGAATCACCCCAATATCG TTAAGTTATTTGAAGTCATAGAGACGGAGAAGACGCTGTATCTGGTTATGGAGTATGCTAGTGGAG GTGAAGTGTTTGATTACCTCGTCGCTCACGGCAggatgaaagagaaagaggctCGTGCCAAATTCCGACAG ATCGTTTCAGCTGTGCAGTACTGCCACCAGAAGTGCATTGTACACAGAGACCTGAAG gcggAGAACCTCCTCCTGGATTCGGAGATGAACATCAAGATCGCGGACTTCGGCTTCAGTAACGAGTTCACGCTGGGGAACAAGCTGGACACGTTCTGCGGGAGCCCGCCCTACGCCGCCCCCGAGCTCTTCCAGGGCAAGAAGTACGACGGGCCCGAGGTGGACGTGTGGAGCCTGGGCGTCATCCTCTACACGCTGGTCAGCGGCTCGCTGCCCTTCGACGGACAGAACCTCAAG GAGCTGCGTGAGCGGGTTTTGAGAGGGAAGTACAGGATTCCTTTCTACATGTCCACAGACTGCGAGAACCTGCTCAAGAAGTTTCTCATCCTCAATCCAACCAAGAGGGGAAGCCTAGAG cagcAGGTAATGAGGGACCGCTGGATGAACGTGGGccatgaggaggaggagctgaagccGTACGTGGAGCCGCAGCCCGACTATAAGGACCCCAGGAGGACAG ATGTGATGCTGCAGATGGGCTACTCTCAGGAGGAGATCCAGGACTCTCTCATTAACCAAAAATACAACGAGGTGATGGCTACATACCTCCTACTGGACTACAGGAACTCAGAG ATGGGCGAGGGCGTCAGCCTGTCAATCAAGTCCCGCCATGGAAACGACCTCACAAACAGCAATGTCCAGTCGCCTCCCCAGAAGGTACAGCGCAGTGTCTCTTCCAATCAGAAGCCCAGGAGATCCGCAGACCAAg GCTCATCCTACTCAAAGCGCTCCCAGGTGGACAGTAAACACAGCGCTGAGGATTCTGGGAGGAAAGGGTCAGGCGGCTCCGCGAAAGTGCCACCGAGTCCCCTCAACGCAGACCGTAAGAAGAGCACTACCCCATCCTCA AACAGCATCCTGTCCACTGGTACGAGTCGCAATCGGAGCTCCCCTGTGCCTGATCGAGAATCGGTTCAGAACGGCAAGGACAG CTTGGCCACCTCAGGGTCCCGCGCCTCCACCGCCCCGGCCTCCGCcgttctctcctcctcctcctcctcccgctcccgACACCACAAGTCCCTGTCCACCTCggcccaccccagcccccctgaCCTCCACGCACAGCTCCCCAG caccaCCCCTCAGAGATTGGCAGTAGCATCTCCCTCTGCCCATAACGTCAGCAGCTCCACGGTGACGGATCGCACCAACTTCCCCAGGGGGGTCGCCAGCAGAAGCACTTTCCACGccggccagcagagggcaacGCGAGACCAGCACGCCTCCACTTACAACGGCCCCCCcgtgtctccctccctctcccacggCAACAGCCAGGCCCGTCGTGCTGGAACCGGCATCTTCAGCAAGTTCACATCCAAGTTTGTGCGCAG AAATCTCTCGTTCAGGTTCCCCAGAAG CCCGTATGAGGGAGAGGGTCGGGATGAGGCAAGCAG gCCAATGCTGAGCACTGCAGACAAGCGTGAGAAGGCCCCCGTGGGGGACGAGAACAAGGACTCCCTGTCGTCCTCGTCCAACGTCCCCAGCtcgctgaccccgcccccgccgcacTCACACCTGGGCAAGGACACCAAGCCGCGCTCGCTGCGCTTCACCTGGAGCATGAAGACCACGTCGTCCATGGAGCCCGGCGAGATGATGAAGGAGATCCGCAAGGTGCTGGACTCCAACAGCTGCGAGTACGAGCTGCGCGAGCGCTTCATGCTGCTGTGCGTGTCGGGCAACCCGGCGCGCGACGACTTCGTGCAGTGGGAGATGGAGGTGTGCAAGCTGCCCCGCCTCTCGCTCAACGGCGTGCGCTTCAAGCGCATCTCCGGCACCTCCATCGCCTTCAAGAACATCGCCTCCAAGGTCGCCAACGAGCTCAAactgtga